A region of Bacillota bacterium DNA encodes the following proteins:
- a CDS encoding cell division protein ZapA: MDKPAKDNLARARISIMGEEYVIRGEGSKDYIEGLGRMVDTRMRQLARTYPNLSNHKIAILTSIYLADEVQKLMQEKFELEELLSELD; this comes from the coding sequence GTGGACAAACCAGCCAAAGATAACCTGGCCAGGGCTCGGATTTCCATCATGGGTGAAGAATACGTTATCCGGGGAGAAGGTTCGAAGGATTATATTGAAGGTCTGGGCAGAATGGTCGATACCAGAATGCGACAACTGGCAAGAACCTATCCTAACTTGTCCAATCATAAGATAGCGATCTTGACCAGTATCTACTTGGCCGATGAAGTGCAGAAATTGATGCAGGAAAAGTTTGAGTTGGAAGAGCTGTTGTCGGAATTAGATTAG
- a CDS encoding CvpA family protein yields MNWVDVVIGCVMIFTVVGSLIRGLVREITEVFGLIIAIFLAYKYYQDGGAYLIMAAGFPPALANGIAFVLIALGVALVAGIAGRLLSRIVHFTPIAIVDRLGGLVFGLAKGFLFTCIFVVALEIIPTEFTYVALEESYVAQRVLKVVPQVYPELEALFPEEFPRWQRPPKNHREGSYQGSFEPL; encoded by the coding sequence ATGAACTGGGTAGATGTTGTCATCGGATGTGTGATGATCTTCACTGTTGTCGGTAGCCTGATTCGGGGATTAGTTCGGGAGATCACCGAGGTTTTCGGCCTGATTATTGCGATCTTTCTTGCTTATAAATACTACCAAGACGGTGGAGCATATCTAATCATGGCTGCAGGGTTTCCGCCGGCGCTGGCCAATGGCATTGCCTTTGTTCTCATCGCGTTAGGCGTTGCTTTAGTCGCGGGAATTGCCGGGCGGCTCCTTAGTCGAATTGTTCATTTTACCCCCATTGCCATCGTTGATCGCTTGGGGGGACTAGTGTTCGGTTTGGCCAAGGGCTTTTTGTTTACCTGTATTTTTGTGGTCGCCTTGGAGATTATACCTACGGAATTTACCTATGTGGCCCTGGAGGAATCCTATGTGGCGCAGCGAGTGCTGAAGGTGGTTCCCCAGGTATATCCTGAGCTGGAGGCCCTTTTTCCCGAGGAATTTCCCCGGTGGCAGCGGCCGCCGAAGAATCACCGGGAGGGGTCTTACCAAGGGTCCTTCGAACCACTATAG
- a CDS encoding N-acetylmuramoyl-L-alanine amidase, translated as MGLFRRRGGIYLRSSALASLLMVALYFFTGGILGNSEDDSSARQAPSAELSAPGSITSGSVAGKTIVIDPGHGGGNPGTVGIGPEPEKDIVLDIAYNVKAMLEQAGARVVMTRTGDYDPGLAASTGQLTARARTANATGADVFISIHANWNDNPRVRGVETYHYTNSGQGLARYLQRDVVAQTGFSDLGVKYGNFYVLRNTNMPAALVEVGFLSNKQEAALLASPQYKEKVARGIYYGLERYFAETAGR; from the coding sequence GTGGGTTTGTTTCGCAGACGCGGGGGTATATATTTGCGGTCCAGTGCCTTAGCCTCACTCTTGATGGTGGCTCTGTACTTCTTTACGGGAGGAATCTTGGGAAATTCTGAAGATGATTCCTCGGCTCGGCAAGCACCCAGCGCCGAGCTTAGTGCGCCTGGGTCCATTACTTCAGGTAGTGTTGCCGGCAAGACCATCGTCATCGATCCCGGTCACGGCGGTGGTAATCCTGGAACCGTCGGAATTGGACCGGAACCTGAAAAGGATATAGTTTTGGATATTGCCTATAACGTCAAGGCCATGCTAGAACAGGCAGGAGCCAGAGTAGTAATGACTCGCACCGGCGACTATGACCCTGGGCTTGCAGCGTCCACGGGACAGCTTACCGCCAGAGCCCGGACCGCCAACGCCACGGGTGCCGATGTGTTTATCAGTATTCATGCCAACTGGAATGATAATCCCAGGGTCCGAGGTGTGGAAACCTACCATTATACTAACTCCGGCCAGGGACTGGCCCGATATCTGCAGAGGGATGTAGTTGCCCAGACTGGATTTTCCGATTTGGGAGTGAAATACGGCAATTTCTACGTTCTGAGGAATACTAATATGCCAGCAGCTCTAGTGGAAGTTGGGTTCTTGAGTAATAAACAGGAGGCCGCGTTGCTGGCATCGCCGCAATACAAGGAGAAAGTGGCCCGAGGGATCTACTATGGATTGGAACGCTACTTTGCGGAAACAGCGGGAAGATAG
- a CDS encoding endonuclease MutS2 produces the protein MNPRTLRVLEYHKIRSMLAEYTSFSLGAERVRWLEPSASLETVERWQEETAQAVDLLNREPAVPLGGLSDITAEVRKAEVGSTLNPEELLRVNNCLYGIRRLADFLRDKAEHQPLLHSLGTSMETFVDVEKRIQWCINEEGEVVDRASKELARIRSQIRTCQNRVKEKLDSILHNPSYQRILQDNIVTLRNGRYVVPIRADQRSALPGIVHDQSGTGATLFVEPAPVVELNNRIRQLEAEEREEIHRILQQLTALVSEQAKAIVYSLELAGRVDFIIAKARFAHALRATRPELNSRGEINILRGRHPLLGKDVVPLDLSLGRGRDNILVITGPNTGGKTVALKTVGLLTLMAQAGLHVPASDGTILAVFDGVYADIGDEQSIEQSLSTFSSHMTNIVGIMKSVTQNSLVLLDELGAGTDPTEGACLAMAILATLNEKRVRTIATTHYSELKTFAHTTEGLVNASVEFDVETLRPTYRLLIGVPGRSNAFAISKRLGLSEEIIQLAKAFMTGEQLQVEDLIIGLEQNRRQSQEDRALAEQYRREMEELKNTYEAKLAQVREERDEILAQAKAEAERILQEAKTLADESLGRLRKLVSSQGDSKADDVQEAKAIRDILTEARQEFRTAEKQPAQRRAVSSQPSAALTAGCGVWIKSLRQRGEVLEVGGDGTVLVQVGPMKVSVPAADLQVEASSTTSQPRKTSPQSGLARFRSSKTQVASTELDLRGATVEEALARTDKYLDDLVMAGISKCRIIHGKGTGALRSAINELLERYELVQAHYYAPPAEGGDGVTIVELAR, from the coding sequence ATGAATCCGCGCACTCTGCGAGTGCTGGAATACCACAAGATTAGGTCGATGTTAGCCGAGTACACCTCCTTCAGCCTGGGGGCTGAACGGGTTCGCTGGTTGGAGCCATCGGCTTCCCTGGAGACCGTTGAAAGGTGGCAGGAGGAGACGGCACAGGCTGTGGACCTTCTGAACCGGGAACCTGCAGTTCCCCTGGGGGGATTGTCGGATATCACCGCTGAAGTGCGGAAGGCGGAAGTTGGTTCGACCCTTAACCCCGAGGAATTATTGCGGGTCAATAATTGTCTCTATGGGATCCGTCGGTTGGCTGACTTTCTGCGGGATAAGGCAGAGCACCAGCCCCTTTTGCACAGTCTGGGTACCTCCATGGAGACCTTTGTCGATGTGGAAAAGCGAATTCAGTGGTGTATTAACGAAGAAGGGGAAGTGGTCGATCGGGCCAGCAAGGAGTTGGCTCGCATTCGCAGCCAAATTCGCACTTGCCAAAACCGGGTGAAGGAAAAGCTTGACTCAATTCTGCACAATCCCTCTTACCAAAGGATCCTTCAAGACAACATCGTTACCCTGCGCAATGGGCGGTACGTAGTCCCCATCCGGGCTGACCAGAGAAGTGCCCTGCCGGGGATCGTGCATGATCAGTCCGGTACCGGTGCTACGTTGTTTGTGGAACCGGCTCCGGTGGTTGAACTTAACAATCGGATTAGGCAGCTGGAGGCTGAGGAACGGGAGGAAATTCATAGGATTTTGCAGCAGCTCACTGCATTAGTCAGCGAGCAGGCTAAAGCCATTGTCTACAGCCTCGAGTTGGCAGGGAGAGTGGATTTTATTATCGCCAAGGCTAGGTTTGCCCATGCCCTGCGGGCGACTCGCCCTGAGCTCAACTCTCGGGGTGAAATCAATATTCTTCGGGGTAGACATCCCCTGCTGGGCAAAGACGTAGTCCCCTTGGACCTGTCCTTAGGGCGAGGTAGGGATAACATTTTGGTAATTACCGGTCCGAACACCGGTGGAAAAACCGTGGCCCTCAAGACCGTTGGGTTACTCACCCTCATGGCCCAGGCAGGTCTGCATGTTCCTGCCTCCGATGGTACCATATTGGCGGTTTTTGACGGGGTGTATGCCGATATCGGTGACGAGCAGAGCATCGAACAGAGTCTGAGTACCTTTTCCTCCCATATGACCAATATCGTGGGGATTATGAAGTCCGTCACCCAAAACTCCCTGGTGCTTCTCGATGAGCTGGGGGCGGGAACCGATCCCACGGAGGGTGCCTGCCTGGCAATGGCCATTTTGGCCACACTAAACGAGAAAAGGGTGCGGACCATAGCCACCACCCACTACAGCGAACTCAAGACCTTCGCCCATACCACCGAGGGATTGGTCAACGCGTCGGTGGAGTTTGATGTGGAGACCCTGCGCCCCACCTATCGCCTGTTAATCGGGGTGCCCGGTCGCAGCAATGCCTTTGCCATCTCGAAGCGATTGGGACTATCGGAAGAGATTATCCAATTGGCCAAGGCCTTCATGACTGGAGAGCAGCTCCAGGTGGAGGATCTGATCATTGGATTGGAGCAGAACCGCCGGCAATCCCAGGAGGATCGGGCCCTGGCCGAGCAGTATCGGCGGGAGATGGAGGAACTAAAAAACACCTATGAAGCGAAGTTGGCCCAGGTCAGGGAAGAAAGGGATGAGATTCTGGCCCAGGCCAAGGCCGAGGCAGAGCGGATTCTGCAGGAGGCCAAGACCCTAGCCGATGAATCCCTGGGACGACTGCGTAAATTGGTGAGCTCCCAAGGGGATTCCAAGGCGGATGATGTCCAGGAGGCCAAGGCCATCCGAGACATCTTAACTGAGGCGAGACAAGAGTTTCGCACTGCTGAAAAGCAGCCGGCTCAAAGGCGCGCTGTTTCTTCCCAACCGTCGGCAGCCCTCACTGCCGGGTGCGGAGTGTGGATTAAGTCTCTGCGCCAAAGGGGAGAAGTCCTGGAGGTTGGCGGCGATGGTACGGTACTGGTTCAGGTTGGACCAATGAAGGTATCGGTGCCGGCGGCAGACCTGCAGGTGGAAGCCAGCAGCACCACCAGCCAGCCCCGGAAGACAAGTCCCCAGAGCGGATTGGCTCGTTTTCGCAGCAGCAAGACTCAGGTTGCCTCAACGGAACTGGATCTGCGGGGCGCGACGGTGGAGGAGGCCTTGGCCAGAACGGACAAGTACCTCGATGATCTAGTTATGGCCGGGATTAGTAAGTGTCGGATCATTCACGGGAAGGGTACCGGTGCTTTGCGCAGTGCCATTAACGAGCTGCTGGAACGTTATGAGCTGGTTCAAGCCCATTACTATGCACCACCGGCCGAGGGAGGCGACGGGGTGACTATTGTTGAGCTGGCTCGGTAA